A window of Nodularia sp. LEGE 06071 contains these coding sequences:
- a CDS encoding nickel-dependent hydrogenase large subunit has product MTIKTLDISPVGRVEGDLDVRVDIEDGRVVNAWTHAELFRGFEIILRGKDPQAGLIVTPRICGICGGSHLTSASWALDTLWGTEVPRNAILARNLGQIVETIQSIPRYFYGLFAIDLTNKKYRRSRHYEEACRRFAAYTGKSYEIGVTISAKPVEIYALLGGQWPHSSYMVPGGVMCAPTLTDITRAWAILEYFRTNWLEPVWLGCSLERYEQIHTYDDFMDWLDEDRNHRESDLGFYWRMGLDIGLDRYGAGVGKYVTWGYLAHEDKYQKPTMEGRNAAMIMKGGVYDSFSDTHSLMDQSFLRENTTHSWYDEGTADIHPSDRTTKPTANNTKDFENAYSWSSAVLHKDFGRLEAGPLARQLVAGGNHGESWQHHDGFILDVFKQMGGASVHVRQLARVHELVKLYRQAEHCLREFKLNDPWYIKPTERDGKGWGATEAARGALSHWVEVEGGKIKNYQVIAPGTWNIGPRDGEGKRGPIEEALIGTPIYDSSDPVEVGHVARAFDSCLVCTVHAHDAKTGEELARFRTA; this is encoded by the coding sequence ATGACAATTAAAACACTAGATATTTCGCCTGTTGGTAGAGTCGAGGGCGATTTAGATGTGCGCGTAGATATTGAAGATGGGCGGGTAGTTAACGCCTGGACTCATGCGGAACTGTTTCGAGGATTTGAAATTATTCTCCGAGGTAAAGACCCCCAAGCCGGATTAATTGTCACACCCCGGATTTGCGGTATCTGCGGTGGTTCCCATTTAACTAGTGCATCTTGGGCATTAGATACGCTCTGGGGTACAGAAGTGCCTCGCAATGCAATTTTGGCGAGAAATTTGGGTCAAATTGTCGAAACCATCCAAAGTATTCCCCGCTATTTTTATGGACTGTTCGCTATTGACTTAACTAATAAAAAATACCGTCGCAGTCGCCACTATGAAGAAGCTTGTCGCAGGTTTGCGGCTTACACTGGCAAGTCTTATGAAATTGGTGTGACAATTTCTGCCAAACCTGTAGAAATCTATGCTTTATTAGGGGGACAATGGCCTCACAGCAGTTATATGGTTCCTGGTGGTGTGATGTGTGCCCCGACTCTGACAGACATTACCCGCGCTTGGGCAATTCTGGAATATTTCCGGACTAATTGGTTAGAACCAGTGTGGCTGGGTTGTTCATTGGAACGTTACGAACAAATCCACACTTATGATGATTTCATGGACTGGTTGGATGAAGACCGCAATCATCGTGAGTCAGACTTGGGTTTTTATTGGCGCATGGGTTTAGATATCGGTTTGGATAGATATGGCGCTGGTGTTGGTAAATATGTGACTTGGGGATATTTAGCCCATGAGGATAAATACCAAAAGCCGACTATGGAAGGGCGAAATGCGGCGATGATTATGAAGGGTGGCGTGTATGACAGCTTCAGTGATACTCACTCTTTGATGGATCAGTCTTTTCTGCGGGAGAATACTACACATTCCTGGTACGATGAGGGAACAGCAGATATTCATCCAAGCGATCGCACTACTAAACCCACTGCGAACAATACCAAAGACTTTGAAAATGCCTATTCTTGGTCGAGTGCTGTCCTACACAAAGACTTCGGACGTTTGGAAGCGGGACCTTTAGCCCGACAGTTAGTAGCTGGTGGTAATCACGGCGAATCCTGGCAACACCACGACGGGTTTATTTTGGATGTCTTCAAACAAATGGGCGGTGCTAGTGTTCATGTGCGTCAGCTAGCACGAGTTCACGAACTTGTCAAGTTATATCGCCAAGCGGAACACTGCTTACGCGAGTTTAAATTAAATGACCCTTGGTATATTAAGCCTACAGAAAGAGATGGTAAGGGTTGGGGTGCAACGGAAGCGGCGCGGGGTGCTTTGTCTCATTGGGTTGAGGTGGAGGGCGGTAAGATTAAAAATTACCAAGTGATTGCTCCTGGGACTTGGAATATTGGACCCCGTGACGGTGAGGGTAAACGCGGTCCCATTGAGGAGGCTTTAATCGGGACACCTATTTACGATTCTAGCGACCCTGTGGAAGTTGGTCACGTGGCGCGCGCTTTTGATTCTTGTTTGGTGTGTACTGTTCACGCCCATGATGCGAAGACTGGTGAGGAGTTGGCGCGTTTTCGGACTGCTTAA
- a CDS encoding HNH endonuclease has product MVTIPIALRRLVIKRASDHCEYCSLSQVGQAATFHIDHITPVVAGGTTTANNLALACVSCSLRKAARQMVEDPETGEKVLIFNPRQQVWKEHFHWDGVKVVGLTAIGRATINTLKMNREIMLAIRAEEEFLGRHPPSFP; this is encoded by the coding sequence ATGGTAACTATTCCAATTGCTTTACGTCGATTAGTCATTAAAAGAGCATCTGATCACTGTGAGTATTGCAGTTTATCCCAAGTAGGTCAAGCAGCAACATTCCATATTGATCACATTACTCCTGTAGTAGCAGGAGGTACAACAACAGCAAATAATTTGGCACTGGCGTGTGTGTCCTGTTCATTACGTAAAGCTGCTCGACAAATGGTTGAAGACCCGGAAACAGGTGAAAAAGTCCTAATTTTTAACCCTCGTCAACAAGTATGGAAAGAACACTTTCACTGGGATGGTGTAAAAGTTGTGGGATTAACAGCTATAGGACGAGCAACCATTAATACACTCAAAATGAATCGTGAAATTATGCTGGCCATTCGGGCAGAAGAGGAATTCCTGGGTCGTCATCCGCCGTCATTCCCTTAG
- a CDS encoding nitroreductase family protein: MPQSKNLETAYHDITKHSYLSVQINPNYVDASTQPTAFKVYPKFYRRVKLNLNNPVHSFIWLTSAVTLEKAYKDVPYKLRVNPSAGALYPTEVYVQIRGMSGIIDGIYHLEVENNCLTLIYELIDDGLESYIIPGKSIKGCIFLISCVYYRSSWKYQDRSLRYCFLDSGHHLGAIAASAYLHNQDIQLIFDFDKLALNTVLGFENKEFITAGIISGEVQEKPVRRLRLKVPFVSGTDYFEANEFIEHSYELTAIQQSSAQLLEQPQFNLDKDKFYQAVWNRRSIRRFRKQFISQEDYLYIWRQITQSIPTENFEDIEIYSVIHRVEGISPGLYKGTHLLKAGNFGERTGYLCVNQAIARDGAVTLFFASNYINYQTAMQLAGFIGQRIYLVSNYLGIDCSGIGAFYDDETQELLETNKDILYGMAIGK, from the coding sequence ATGCCGCAAAGTAAGAATTTAGAGACGGCGTACCACGATATCACCAAGCATTCTTACTTATCTGTACAGATTAATCCCAATTATGTAGATGCTTCCACCCAGCCAACTGCATTTAAAGTTTATCCCAAGTTTTATCGGCGGGTAAAATTAAATCTCAATAATCCCGTGCATTCTTTTATCTGGTTAACCAGTGCAGTTACTCTGGAAAAGGCATATAAAGATGTCCCTTATAAACTCCGGGTAAACCCCTCAGCAGGCGCTTTATACCCTACGGAAGTTTATGTGCAAATTCGCGGGATGTCGGGAATAATAGATGGTATATATCATCTAGAAGTTGAGAATAATTGTCTAACTCTGATTTATGAATTAATTGATGATGGCCTAGAAAGTTATATTATACCGGGTAAAAGTATCAAGGGATGCATTTTTTTAATTAGTTGTGTTTATTATAGGTCTAGCTGGAAATATCAGGATAGAAGCCTGAGATATTGCTTTTTAGATAGCGGTCATCATTTAGGTGCGATCGCAGCATCAGCTTATCTGCATAACCAAGATATACAACTGATTTTTGACTTTGATAAACTTGCTCTTAATACAGTTTTAGGCTTTGAAAATAAAGAGTTTATTACTGCTGGGATAATCTCAGGTGAAGTGCAAGAAAAGCCAGTCAGGCGTTTAAGGCTGAAGGTTCCTTTTGTCTCTGGGACAGATTATTTTGAGGCTAATGAATTTATTGAACATAGCTATGAACTAACTGCTATACAGCAGAGTTCGGCACAGCTACTAGAACAGCCACAGTTTAACTTGGACAAAGATAAATTCTATCAAGCTGTTTGGAATAGACGTTCTATTAGACGTTTCCGGAAACAGTTTATTTCTCAAGAAGACTATTTATATATCTGGCGACAAATTACACAATCAATACCAACAGAGAATTTTGAGGACATCGAAATTTACTCTGTTATACATCGAGTAGAGGGGATATCGCCGGGATTATATAAAGGTACGCATCTGCTGAAAGCGGGTAATTTCGGGGAACGAACAGGTTACTTATGTGTGAATCAAGCGATCGCGAGAGATGGCGCTGTAACTTTGTTTTTTGCATCTAACTATATCAATTATCAAACTGCTATGCAATTAGCTGGTTTTATCGGTCAAAGAATTTATTTGGTGAGTAATTATTTGGGGATTGATTGTAGTGGAATTGGTGCGTTTTACGATGATGAAACCCAAGAATTATTAGAAACCAATAAAGATATTCTCTATGGGATGGCTATTGGCAAATAA
- a CDS encoding ankyrin repeat domain-containing protein: MNQIKKQKLSEVTKQWMIAKGYNPQNLNQAGENGDTALMKATREGVYAVVKELIDLGANINAKNNDNNNALWFACFGNHYELISLLLAAKININNQNDNGATVLMYAASAGKTGVAKLLLQHNPNLELRNLDDYQAIDFASNIEILGLLKNAAK; the protein is encoded by the coding sequence ATGAATCAGATCAAAAAGCAAAAATTGAGTGAAGTCACCAAGCAATGGATGATAGCAAAAGGCTACAATCCCCAAAACTTGAATCAAGCAGGTGAAAATGGCGATACGGCTTTGATGAAAGCAACTAGAGAGGGAGTTTATGCAGTTGTCAAAGAACTCATTGATTTGGGCGCGAATATTAATGCTAAAAATAATGATAATAATAATGCTTTATGGTTTGCTTGTTTCGGCAATCATTACGAGTTAATTAGCTTGCTGCTAGCTGCCAAAATTAACATTAATAATCAAAATGATAATGGTGCAACTGTGTTAATGTATGCAGCATCAGCAGGAAAAACAGGTGTGGCTAAATTACTTCTACAACACAACCCTAATTTGGAATTAAGAAACTTAGACGATTATCAAGCCATAGATTTTGCTAGCAATATAGAGATTTTAGGATTACTCAAAAATGCCGCAAAGTAA
- a CDS encoding DUF1294 domain-containing protein → MKPVLHKGQLTTWKDDKGFGFIQFTTGNQEVFLHISAFKNLNRRPQVGDIICYQLAVEQNGKLRACNASIEGMIVSKPISQSSSSSTPMNLKPKPMVKSSSLAFETLLLSLLPGLGSIHFLLSTGIPIPLILYPCMSLITLALYADDKSRAKKGRWRVQEKTLHLCEFMGGWLGAFIAQRQLHHKSSKASYQVEFWMIVILHLVFWLVWLLFNKTLINLFLGIVSGG, encoded by the coding sequence ATGAAACCTGTTTTACACAAAGGGCAACTAACTACTTGGAAAGATGATAAGGGTTTTGGTTTTATACAATTCACCACTGGTAATCAAGAAGTATTTCTTCACATCAGCGCATTTAAAAATCTTAACCGTCGTCCCCAAGTTGGTGATATTATTTGTTATCAACTCGCAGTTGAACAAAACGGCAAGTTACGCGCGTGTAATGCTTCGATTGAAGGGATGATTGTATCAAAACCTATATCTCAGTCCTCATCTTCTAGCACACCTATGAATTTGAAACCCAAGCCTATGGTGAAATCTTCATCATTAGCATTCGAGACATTACTTTTATCTCTACTACCTGGCTTGGGTTCCATCCATTTTTTATTGAGTACGGGCATTCCAATTCCTCTCATCCTTTATCCTTGTATGAGTTTAATTACCTTGGCACTGTACGCTGACGATAAATCTCGTGCAAAGAAAGGACGATGGAGAGTGCAAGAAAAGACTTTACATCTATGCGAATTTATGGGTGGTTGGTTAGGTGCGTTTATTGCCCAACGCCAATTACATCACAAAAGTAGCAAAGCTTCCTATCAAGTTGAGTTTTGGATGATAGTAATTCTTCATCTTGTATTTTGGTTGGTTTGGCTACTTTTTAATAAAACATTAATAAATCTGTTTCTTGGTATTGTTTCTGGAGGGTAA
- a CDS encoding hydrogenase maturation protease → MLTIIGCGNLNRSDDAVGVIIAQRLQQYLTENPHPDVRVYDCGTAGMEVMFQARGSKALIIIDASSTGSEPGAVFQVPGEELEALPESSYNLHDFRWDNALAAGRKIFVNDFPQDVTVYLIEAANLDLGLELSPIVKSAADLVLEQLTKLINQNR, encoded by the coding sequence TTGCTAACTATCATTGGTTGCGGTAACCTCAACCGCAGTGACGACGCTGTAGGCGTAATTATTGCCCAACGCCTACAACAATATCTAACCGAAAATCCCCACCCTGATGTGCGAGTTTATGACTGTGGAACCGCAGGGATGGAAGTAATGTTTCAAGCCAGAGGTAGTAAAGCATTAATAATTATTGATGCAAGTTCTACAGGTTCTGAACCTGGTGCTGTATTTCAAGTCCCAGGAGAAGAACTAGAAGCTTTACCAGAATCTAGTTATAACTTACATGATTTTCGTTGGGATAACGCTTTAGCAGCTGGACGAAAAATATTTGTCAATGACTTTCCCCAAGACGTAACAGTTTACCTAATTGAAGCCGCAAATCTTGATTTGGGACTAGAATTAAGTCCCATAGTCAAATCTGCTGCTGATTTAGTTCTTGAACAATTAACCAAACTCATTAACCAGAATAGATAG